The following proteins are co-located in the Delphinus delphis chromosome 5, mDelDel1.2, whole genome shotgun sequence genome:
- the THAP9 gene encoding DNA transposase THAP9 isoform X2 — protein MAVQMQTRSRFQQQRFFFSSTKSREWRPAISVLFTDNKRASGYLQAQLLRLTIGKLSDIGITVLAVTSDATAHSVQMAKALGIHLDGDNMKCTFQHPSSSSQQIAYFFDSCHLLRLIRNAFQNFQSIQFINGTAHWQHLVGLAALEEQELSNMERIPRKLANLKNHILKMNCAAQLFSESVASALECLLSLGLPPFQNCIGTIQFLRLINNLFDIFNSRNYYGKGLKGPLLPETFNKINHVLIEAKTIFVTLSDISNNQIIKGKRKLGFLGFLLNAESLKWLYQNYVSPKVMPFPYLLTYKFSQDHLELFLKMLRQVLVTSSNPTCMAFQKAYHNLETRYRLQDEVFLGEVSILDISVARRTDLALWTVQRQYGISVIKTLFRKEDICQDWSDCSLSEALLDLSDHRQNLTWCASYIANKLSALLTCEDCISALYASDLKSSKIGSLLCVKKENGLHFPSESLCRVIDICERVVRTHSRMAVYELLLPKQREFYLQQKILHELSGHIYLFVDLDKHLFDGEVCAINHFVKLLKDIIICFLKVRAKGVTQYPLKHHSERTETKTLSRKHWSSLQNYKCSSFANTNKYRHLLRNDGCLFK, from the exons atgGCTGTCCAAATGCAAACCCGGTCCAGGTTTCAGCAGCaacgttttttcttttcttcaacgAAAAGTAGAGAATGGAGACCAGCTATATCAGTATTGTTCACTGATAATAAAAG GGCGTCTGGATATTTGCAAGCTCAGCTGCTTCGTCTGACGATTGGCAAACTGAGTGACATAGGGATCACAGTTCTAGCTGTCACGTCTGATGCTACAGCTCACAGTGTTCAGATGGCAAAAGCATTGGGGATACATCTTGATGGAGACAACATGAAGTGTACATTTCAGCATCCTTCATCTTCTAGTCAACAGATTGCATACTTCTTTGATTCTTGCCACTTGCTTAGATTAATAAGAAATGCATTTCAGAATTTTCAAAGCATTCAGTTCATTAATGGCACAGCACACTGGCAGCACCTTGTGGGGTTAGCAGCACTAGAGGAACAGGAATTATCAAATATGGAGAGAATCCCAAGAAAACTTGCAAATTTGAAGAACCACATACTGAAAATGAATTGTGCTGCCCAACTCTTCAGTGAGAGCGTGGCCAGCGCGTTAGAATGTTTGCTGTCATTAGGCCTGCCTCCTTTTCAAAACTGTATTGGTACCATCCAGTTCTTACGCTTAATTAACAATCTGTTTGACATCTTTAATAGTAGGAACTATTATGGAAAGGGACTTAAAGGACCTCTATTACCCgaaacttttaataaaatcaaCCATGTGTTAATTGAAGCCAAGACTATTTTTGTTACGTTATCTGACATTAGCAATAATCAAATAATTAAAGGTAAGCGAAAACTGGGATTCCTGGGATTTTTGCTTAATGCTGAGAGCTTAAAATGGCTCTACCAAAATTACGTTTCCCCAAAAGTCATGCCTTTTCCATATCTTCTGACTTACAAATTCAGTCAAGATCATCTGGAATTATTTCTAAAGATGCTTAGACAGGTATTGGTAACCAGTTCTAACCCTACCTGCATGGCATTCCAGAAAGCTTACCATAATTTGGAGACCAGATACAGATTACAAGATGAGGTTTTTCTAGGTGAAGTAAGCATCCTTGACATTTCAGTTGCTCGAAGGACGGACTTGGCCCTTTGGACAGTTCAGCGTCAGTATGGTATCAGCGTTATAAAGACTCTTTTTCGCAAAGAGGATATTTGCCAAGACTGGTCTGACTGTTCGCTAAGTGAGGCATTACTAGACCTGTCAGATCATAGGCAAAATCTTACCTGGTGTGCTAGTTATATTGCAAATAAGTTATCAGCTCTTTTAACATGTGAGGACTGCATCAGTGCACTATATGCATCAGATCTCAAATCCTCTAAAATTGGATCACTGTTAtgtgttaaaaaggaaaatggctTGCATTTCCCTTCAGAAAGTTTGTGCCGAGTCATAGATATTTGTGAGCGAGTCGTAAGAACCCATTCAAGGATGGCAGTTTATGAACTACTACTTCCTAAACAGAGGGAATTTTATCTTCAGCAAAAAATATTACATGAGCTTTCCGggcatatttatctttttgtagATTTAGATAAGCATCTCTTTGATGGAGAAGTGTGTGCCATCAATCACTTTGTAAAGTTACTAAAGGACATCATAATCTGTTTCTTAAAGGTCAGAGCTAAAGGTGTAACTCAGTACCCTTTAAAACACCATTCAGAAAGAACTGAAACGAAAACTTTGTCAAGGAAACACTGGTCATCTTTACAGAATTACAAATGTTCAAGTTTTGCTAATACCAATAAATACAGGCATTTGCTAAGGAACGACGGCTGTCTGTTCAAATGA
- the THAP9 gene encoding DNA transposase THAP9 isoform X1, with translation MLLYTFFITKNKFILTDFKWELYNWRETAEYSTEMKQFACTLYLCSSKVYDYVRKILKLPHSSILRTWLSKCKPGPGFSSNVFSFLQRKVENGDQLYQYCSLIIKGISLKQQLQWDPSSHHLLGFMDFGLGKLDADETPLASETILLMAVGISGHWRTPLGYFFVNRASGYLQAQLLRLTIGKLSDIGITVLAVTSDATAHSVQMAKALGIHLDGDNMKCTFQHPSSSSQQIAYFFDSCHLLRLIRNAFQNFQSIQFINGTAHWQHLVGLAALEEQELSNMERIPRKLANLKNHILKMNCAAQLFSESVASALECLLSLGLPPFQNCIGTIQFLRLINNLFDIFNSRNYYGKGLKGPLLPETFNKINHVLIEAKTIFVTLSDISNNQIIKGKRKLGFLGFLLNAESLKWLYQNYVSPKVMPFPYLLTYKFSQDHLELFLKMLRQVLVTSSNPTCMAFQKAYHNLETRYRLQDEVFLGEVSILDISVARRTDLALWTVQRQYGISVIKTLFRKEDICQDWSDCSLSEALLDLSDHRQNLTWCASYIANKLSALLTCEDCISALYASDLKSSKIGSLLCVKKENGLHFPSESLCRVIDICERVVRTHSRMAVYELLLPKQREFYLQQKILHELSGHIYLFVDLDKHLFDGEVCAINHFVKLLKDIIICFLKVRAKGVTQYPLKHHSERTETKTLSRKHWSSLQNYKCSSFANTNKYRHLLRNDGCLFK, from the coding sequence atgGCTGTCCAAATGCAAACCCGGTCCAGGTTTCAGCAGCaacgttttttcttttcttcaacgAAAAGTAGAGAATGGAGACCAGCTATATCAGTATTGTTCACTGATAATAAAAGGTATATCTCTCAAGCAACAACTTCAGTGGGACCCCAGCAGTCACCATTTGCTAGGGTTTATGGACTTTGGTCTTGGCAAACTTGATGCTGATGAAACGCCACTTGCCTCAGAAACTATTTTGCTTATGGCAGTGGGTATTTCTGGTCACTGGAGGACACCTCTTGGTTATTTTTTTGTAAACAGGGCGTCTGGATATTTGCAAGCTCAGCTGCTTCGTCTGACGATTGGCAAACTGAGTGACATAGGGATCACAGTTCTAGCTGTCACGTCTGATGCTACAGCTCACAGTGTTCAGATGGCAAAAGCATTGGGGATACATCTTGATGGAGACAACATGAAGTGTACATTTCAGCATCCTTCATCTTCTAGTCAACAGATTGCATACTTCTTTGATTCTTGCCACTTGCTTAGATTAATAAGAAATGCATTTCAGAATTTTCAAAGCATTCAGTTCATTAATGGCACAGCACACTGGCAGCACCTTGTGGGGTTAGCAGCACTAGAGGAACAGGAATTATCAAATATGGAGAGAATCCCAAGAAAACTTGCAAATTTGAAGAACCACATACTGAAAATGAATTGTGCTGCCCAACTCTTCAGTGAGAGCGTGGCCAGCGCGTTAGAATGTTTGCTGTCATTAGGCCTGCCTCCTTTTCAAAACTGTATTGGTACCATCCAGTTCTTACGCTTAATTAACAATCTGTTTGACATCTTTAATAGTAGGAACTATTATGGAAAGGGACTTAAAGGACCTCTATTACCCgaaacttttaataaaatcaaCCATGTGTTAATTGAAGCCAAGACTATTTTTGTTACGTTATCTGACATTAGCAATAATCAAATAATTAAAGGTAAGCGAAAACTGGGATTCCTGGGATTTTTGCTTAATGCTGAGAGCTTAAAATGGCTCTACCAAAATTACGTTTCCCCAAAAGTCATGCCTTTTCCATATCTTCTGACTTACAAATTCAGTCAAGATCATCTGGAATTATTTCTAAAGATGCTTAGACAGGTATTGGTAACCAGTTCTAACCCTACCTGCATGGCATTCCAGAAAGCTTACCATAATTTGGAGACCAGATACAGATTACAAGATGAGGTTTTTCTAGGTGAAGTAAGCATCCTTGACATTTCAGTTGCTCGAAGGACGGACTTGGCCCTTTGGACAGTTCAGCGTCAGTATGGTATCAGCGTTATAAAGACTCTTTTTCGCAAAGAGGATATTTGCCAAGACTGGTCTGACTGTTCGCTAAGTGAGGCATTACTAGACCTGTCAGATCATAGGCAAAATCTTACCTGGTGTGCTAGTTATATTGCAAATAAGTTATCAGCTCTTTTAACATGTGAGGACTGCATCAGTGCACTATATGCATCAGATCTCAAATCCTCTAAAATTGGATCACTGTTAtgtgttaaaaaggaaaatggctTGCATTTCCCTTCAGAAAGTTTGTGCCGAGTCATAGATATTTGTGAGCGAGTCGTAAGAACCCATTCAAGGATGGCAGTTTATGAACTACTACTTCCTAAACAGAGGGAATTTTATCTTCAGCAAAAAATATTACATGAGCTTTCCGggcatatttatctttttgtagATTTAGATAAGCATCTCTTTGATGGAGAAGTGTGTGCCATCAATCACTTTGTAAAGTTACTAAAGGACATCATAATCTGTTTCTTAAAGGTCAGAGCTAAAGGTGTAACTCAGTACCCTTTAAAACACCATTCAGAAAGAACTGAAACGAAAACTTTGTCAAGGAAACACTGGTCATCTTTACAGAATTACAAATGTTCAAGTTTTGCTAATACCAATAAATACAGGCATTTGCTAAGGAACGACGGCTGTCTGTTCAAATGA